A stretch of Carnobacterium iners DNA encodes these proteins:
- the racE gene encoding glutamate racemase yields MKKQAIGFIDSGVGGLTVVKEAIRQLPNESIYYVGDTARCPYGPRPEEQILAFTWQMTQFLLSKDIKMLVIACNTATAAALEDIKRKLAIPVIGVILPGSRSAIKSTRNNRIGIIGTEGTIKSDQYKKMIHSKDTKSIVTSLACPKFVPLVESNAYNNAIAKKVIAETLRPLKNMNLDTLILGCTHYPLLRPIIQNVMGDKVKLIDSGAETVNEVSTILDYFNLAVDSRDNKETEYKFYTTGSVQMFESIASQWLEIEKATVEHIKLGL; encoded by the coding sequence ATGAAAAAACAAGCAATAGGCTTTATTGATTCAGGAGTAGGTGGATTAACAGTGGTTAAAGAAGCTATCCGACAATTACCGAATGAATCTATTTATTATGTCGGAGATACTGCAAGGTGCCCTTATGGTCCTAGACCAGAAGAGCAAATTTTAGCATTCACTTGGCAAATGACGCAATTTTTATTAAGTAAAGATATCAAGATGTTAGTGATTGCTTGCAATACAGCAACTGCAGCAGCTTTAGAAGATATTAAAAGAAAATTAGCGATTCCTGTGATAGGAGTTATTTTGCCAGGTAGTCGATCAGCCATAAAAAGTACTCGAAACAATCGTATTGGTATTATTGGGACAGAAGGGACCATTAAAAGTGATCAATACAAAAAAATGATTCATTCTAAGGATACTAAATCAATCGTTACGAGTTTAGCTTGTCCAAAATTTGTTCCGTTAGTAGAAAGTAACGCATACAATAATGCGATTGCAAAAAAAGTTATCGCCGAAACTTTACGTCCTTTAAAAAACATGAACTTAGACACGTTAATTTTGGGATGTACACATTACCCTTTGTTACGACCTATTATTCAAAATGTAATGGGGGATAAGGTTAAGTTAATTGATTCAGGTGCAGAGACAGTCAATGAAGTAAGTACTATTTTGGATTACTTTAATTTAGCTGTAGATAGTCGAGACAATAAAGAAACAGAGTATAAATTTTACACAACAGGCTCGGTTCAAATGTTTGAATCGATTGCTTCGCAGTGGCTTGAAATAGAGAAGGCTACTGTAGAACATATTAAA
- a CDS encoding YslB family protein — protein sequence MTKQKTTIDLNIFEENSPLLGQTLLRDVLIPNLLGNETNEILYWAGKELARQYPLSCIEDTILFFEKASFGTLVLSKHSDHNIIYRLIGAHVEKRIKNVESVSFNLEAGFLAEQIQQQEMKYTEAFFEIDTRKRTVTITLKQDTKDLEPIEQANPFFTLTRKDDLLDK from the coding sequence ATGACTAAACAAAAAACAACCATTGACTTAAATATATTTGAAGAAAATAGTCCTTTATTGGGACAAACATTATTACGTGATGTTTTAATACCTAATTTATTAGGAAATGAAACAAATGAAATTTTATATTGGGCTGGAAAAGAGCTAGCAAGGCAATACCCTCTTTCTTGTATAGAAGATACCATTCTTTTTTTTGAAAAAGCAAGTTTTGGTACTCTTGTGTTGAGTAAACACAGTGACCACAACATTATCTATCGACTAATAGGTGCTCATGTCGAAAAGCGTATAAAAAATGTTGAAAGTGTTTCTTTTAATTTAGAAGCTGGATTTTTAGCTGAACAAATTCAACAACAAGAAATGAAATATACTGAAGCTTTTTTTGAAATTGATACTAGAAAACGTACGGTTACGATTACGTTAAAGCAAGATACAAAAGATTTAGAACCAATTGAACAAGCGAATCCATTTTTTACTTTAACTAGAAAAGATGATTTATTAGATAAATAA